Sequence from the Nocardia brasiliensis genome:
TGACCGCGACGCGGCGGCCCTCCCGGTTGGCGAGGATGTGGTTGAGCAGGGTGGTCTTGCCCGCGCCGAGAAAGCCGGACAACACGGTGACAGGAAGCAGGTCGGGCTGCGGTGACGTGGTCATGCCTTAATGATAATGGTTTTCATTTACTGTAGAGCTGACGGGTGGGCGGTTGGCCACCACGACCCGGCCCGGCGGCCGTAGGGTTTATCTCGTGAAGCTGTTGCCACTGACCCCCGGGGGCGAGACTCCCGTCCGGGTGCTCACCATCGCGGGCACCGACTCCGGCGGCGGCGCCGGTATCCAGGCCGATTCGCGCACGATGGCGCTGTGCGGCGTGCATGCCTGCGTCGCGGTCGCCGCGGTGACCGTGCAGAACTCGCTGGGCGTCAGCGACTTCCACGAGATCCCGCCGCACATCGTGGCCGGGCAGGTGCGAACCGTGGCCACCGATATCGGGGTCGGCGCGGTCAAGACCGGCATGCTGGCCTCGACCGCGATCATCGACGCGGTCGCCGCGGTCTGCGGCGAGGTCGGCATCGGCCGCAACGGGACCATTCCGCTGGTCGTCGATCCGGTGGCGGCTTCCATGCACGGCGATCCACTGCTGCACGAGGAAGCCCTCGACGCGGTGCGCAACACGCTGATTCCGCTGGCCACGGTGGTCACACCGAACCTCGACGAGGTACGGCTGATCACCGGCATCGACGTGACCGACGACGCATCGGCCCGGCAGGCCGCGGTGGCGTTGCACAAGCTGGGCCCGCAGTGGGCGATCGTCAAGGGCGGGCATCTGCGCTCGTCCGAGTACAGCACCGACCTGCTGTTCGACGGCGCGGACTTCCTGGAGTTCACCGCGCCGCGGATCAGCACCGGCAACGATCACGGCGGCGGCGACACCCTCGCGGCCGCGATCGCCTGCGCGCTGGCCAACGGTTACTCGGTGCCCGAGGCCGTGGAGTTCGCCAAGGAGTGGACCTACCGCTGCCTCGCCGCGTCCTATGACCTGGGCGCGGGCCACGGCCCGGTCTCACCGCTGTGGCGGCTGCACACGGACTGAAGGCGGAGGGCTATTCGCTCGCGAAGGCCAGGTGCAGTGGCAGGTCGGCGTCGATGGTGATGCCGTTGAGCCGGGCGTTCGTCTCGGTCAGCGCGGAAATGGTCGCGGCGAGATAGGCGACGAACTTCTCGATCGGCATGGCCTGGGGCGAGCCCCGGTTCGCGCCGAGCCACCAGTCCGTGGCCGAGGCGACCGCGCCGAAGATCGAGTAGATGACCAGTTCCACCCCGTCGACCTCGACCGCCTTGTCCGCGAGCAGCCCGGCGAACAGGTCGGCGGCGCGCCGCGCCGATTGCCTGGCCGACTGCAACGCCCGTTCCGAATCGTCGGACTGCTGCGCGAAATGGCTGTGCAGCATGAACCGGAAGACGTTCGGATGCTCCGACACCACGAGCACGTACTCGGCGGCGCCACGGCGCACGAGCTCGCGCGCCGAATCGTTGGTCAGGTCGAAGCTGGCGATGATCTGTTCCCACAGCATGTCGCGGACCCGGTCGACGATCGCGTTGTAGAGATCGGTCTTGTCCTCGAAATGCCGATACAGCTTGGGCTTCGCGGCGCCCGCCTCCTTGGCGATATCGCCCATGCTGACGTCGGGGCCGAACTTGTCCAGCGCGCGGAAGGCCGCGTCCACGAACTCCTCGCGCACCTTGAGCCGGTGTTCGCGCCAGCGCTCCGTGCGTGCGTCGACGCGCTTGCGCGGCACCTCGTCCAGTTTTCGCCCGCTGCGCATCACAATTCCGGATGCTACCCGCTACCGGCGGTACCGAGGCCACCGTCCGGCCGTTGACCGCGCCCTGAACCGCGCGGCGCGACAGCTCCCGACGCCGACCCAGGCGCCTTCGATCCGTGGCCGCGCCGCGTAGTCCCGCCCACGAGCGCCTCGGTGTGCCACTCCACCGATCGACAGGCGCCACGCCGGGCATTCCGTATCACGGTGCGGCCCTTCGGTTTCGCTGCGCGCGGGACGGCACCGGCGCGGGCGGGGTGAGCCGGCCAGCGGTGATCCGGGCGCCCGCCTGTTTGCAGCGCTCCAGCACCGGGGTCAGCTCGAAGCTGTGTACGCCCTCGAGAGTGGCCAGCTTCGTCGTGACGTAGCGGTACAGGTCGTCGGCGGTCGCCGCGCGGGCGCGCTGTTCTTCGGGGCCTTCGGCGCGCTGATGTACACCCAGATCTGGCTGCAGTCGGTGCTCGGGCTCAGCGCGATCCAGGCAGGCGCGGTCGGACTTCCGTTGTCGGTCATGGCGTTTCTGGTTTCCGGCAGCATCGGCCGGTTCCTGCACGGTGCGCGCCGCGGGCCGATCATCGCGGGCGGGCTCGCCGCGACGGGTGTCGGCGGCCTCCTCGGCGCACTGCTGGTGCACGGCGAATCCAGCTGGGCCGCACTGGTTCCCGGGTTCCTTGCGGTCGGTCTCGGGGTGGGCCTCGCCACCGCGACGCTGAGTTCGGCGGCCATGGCCGCGGTGCCGTGGCAGCGGGCGGGCATGGCCACCGGCGCGCTCAACACCGCGCAGGAGTTGAGCTTCACCTTCGCGATCGCGACGCCCGGCAGCGTGTTCACCGCCCGTGCGGGCGCCGTGCTCGCCGCGCACGATGTGCCGCAGGCGCAGGCCACGGCAGGCGCGGTCGCGGGCGGACAGTCCGCGACGCTGCTGCAGGTGGCACCGGCCGAGGCCCGCGCCGCCCTCGACGGCGCGATCCGGGCCGCGGCCGCGGCGGGTGTGCAGGCCACACTCGCGGTGAGCGGGATCATCGCTCTGCTGGGCGCGGCCGCGGCATTGATCCTGCTGCGCCGTCGCGAGCCCGCGGCCCCTGCGGCGAAGACGCCGGTACTCAGCTGACCCACGGGCGCTGCCACGGGGCGGGCGGACGGTCACCCTCAGGAACCTCACAGCTGAGGCCCAGCTCCGTGGCAGCGTGACCGTCGAGGGTGGTCGGCATGACCGAGACTGTGACCGTCGCGGCTGCGGAAAGAGCCGAGAAAAGCGGGACACCCGTGCTCGATGTGGTGATTCCGGTCTATAACGAGGAGACCGACCTCGGCGTCTGTGTGCGCAGGCTGCACGCGTATCTGCGCGAGGGGTTCCCCTTCACCGCGCGGATCACGGTCGCCGACAACGCCAGCACCGACGCCACCCTCGAGGTGGCACGGTTGCTCGCCGACGAACTCGACGGCGTACGGGTGGTTCACCTGGACGCCAAGGGCCGGGGACGGGCGCTGCGCGCGGTGTGGGAGCACTCCGACGCCCAGGTGGTCGCCTACATGGACGTCGACCTGTCCACCGACCTCAACGCGTTGCTGCCGCTGGTCGCGCCCCTGATCACCGGGCATTCCGACCTGGCCATCGGCACCCGGCTCAGCGCGTCGTCGCGGGTGGTGCGCGGACCGAAGCGGGAATTCATCTCCCGGTGCTACAACCTATTACTGAAAGCGTCACTGCAAGCGCGGTTTTCGGATGCCCAGTGCGGGTTCAAGGCGATACGCACCGAGGTGGCGCGCCGGCTGCTCCCGCTGGTGCGCGACGGCGAGTGGTTCTTCGACACCGAACTGCTGGTGCTCGCCGAACGGGCCGGGCTGCGCATCCACGAGGTGCCGGTGGATTGGATCGACGACCCGGACAGCCGGGTCGACATCCTGGACACCGCGCGCAAGGACCTGCTCGGCATCGGACGGCTCGGCCGGGCCCTGGCCACCGGTGCGCTCCCGATGGACGAGCTGCGCCGCGCGCTGGGCCGGGAGCCGCTGGTGCCGGGCGTGCCGCTCGGGATGGTCGGCCAGCTGGTGCGCTTCGCCATCGTCGGCATCCTCAGCACCCTGGCCTATCTGCTGCTTTATGTTGTGCTGCAATCGTTCACCGGTGCGCAGGTGGCCAATTTCCTCGCCCTGCTGAGCACCGCCGTCGCGAACACCGCGGCCAACCGGGCGTTCACCTTCGGCGTGCGCGGGTCCACCGGCGTGGTCTCGCATCAGTTCCAAGGACTGGCGATCTTCGGCATCGGGCTGGCCCTGACCAGCGGATCGCTGTTCACCCTGCACCACTGGGCGCCGGACGCCCCGGTGCATCTGGAGTTGTTCGTGCTGGTAGTGGCGAACCTGCTGGCGACCATTCTGCGCTTCGTCGGGTTGCGCTGGGTCTTCCGCAACGCGCCCGACCGCTCGTCCCGCACGGCGGTGACGGTGCGGCCCGAGCCGGACGGCGCACCGGCCGTGACCGGCTCGGCGGTGCCGCGCACCGAGGGCGGCGCGCGGTGACGACGACGCTGACGGCACCGGCGGCGGTACCGGAGCGGCCCGTGACCGAGCGCGGAAATCGTTGGGAAATACCGGCTTTGGCGGCGTTGCTGATCGGTACCACCATCGCCTACCTGACCAACCTGAGCGCCAACGGCTGGGCCAACTCGTTCTATTCCGCCGCGGTACAGGCCGGTTCGGTCTCCTGGAAGGCGTTCTTCTTCGGCTCATCGGACGCGGCGAACTCGATCACCGTAGACAAACCGCCCGCCTCGCTGTGGCTGATGGAGCTGTCGGTGCGGGCGTTCGGCCTGAACAGCTGGAGCATCCTGGTGCCGCAGGTGCTGCTCGGCGTGGCCACCGTCGCGCTGGTCTGGGCCACCGTGCGCAGGCCGTTCGGGCCCGCCGCCGGGCTGCTCGCCGGACTGGCACTCGCGCTGACTCCCGTCGCCGTGCTGATGTTCCGCTTCAACAACCCGGACGCGCTGCTGGTTTTCCTGATGGTGGCCGCGGCATGGGCGCTCACCCGCGCGGTCGAGGACGGCCGGTGGCGCTGGCTGGTGCTCACCGGCGTGCTGGTCGGGTTCGGCTTCCTCACCAAACAATTGCAGGTGCTGTTGGTCGTGCCGCCGCTCGCGCTGACCTATCTGATCGCCGGTCCACCGAAACTCGGCAAACGCGTGCTGCAACTGCTGGCCGCGGCGGCCGCCATGGTCGCGGCGGCGGGCTGGTGGTTGCTGGCGGTCGAGCTGTGGCCCACCGACGCGCGGCCGTGGATCGGTGGGTCGCAACACAATTCGATTCTCGAGCTCACCCTCGGCTACAACGGGCTCGGCCGGTTGAACGGCGATGAGCGCGGCAGCGTCGGCATCGGCGGTGCGGATCTACCGACCGGCGGGGGCGGCCTCTGGGGCAGTCCGAGCATCATCCGCATGTTCGAGCCCGCACAGGGCGGTCAGATCGCCTGGCTGATCCCCGCCGCCCTGATCGCGCTGGTCGCCGGGATCATCTTGCGCGGCAAGGCCGCCCGCACCGATCGGCAACGCGCCGGGCTGATCCTGTGGGGTGGCTGGTTGCTGACGACCGGACTGGTGTTCAGTTTCATGGCCGGGATCTTCCACCAGTACTACACCGTGGCGCTGGCACCCGCGGTGGCCGCGCTGGTCGGCGCGGGCGCGGTATTGCTATGGCGGGAACGGCGGAGGCTGTGGGTGCGGCCGACCCTGGCGCTCGCGGTCGGCCTGACAACGGCGACGGCCTGGATGTTGTTGTCCCGCAGCGCCCATTGGCAACCGTGGCTGCGGTGGACGGTGCTCGTCGTCGGCATCCTCGCGGTGCTCGCGACACTGGTGCCCACGCCCGGCAAGGCGGCCGTCGTCGCCGCGCTCGCCATCGCGTTCACCGGTTCGGCCGGGCCGACCGCGTACGCCGTCGACACCATCGCCACCGCGCACGCGGGCTCGATCCCGTCGGCGGGCCCGAATGTCGGCCGGTTCGGGAAGTTCGGTCCCGGCGGATGGGCCGAGGGCATGCCGGGCGGCCGGATGCCGAACGGCGACGGGGCGCCTGGCCACAACGGCCCCGTGCCGG
This genomic interval carries:
- the thiD gene encoding bifunctional hydroxymethylpyrimidine kinase/phosphomethylpyrimidine kinase; this translates as MKLLPLTPGGETPVRVLTIAGTDSGGGAGIQADSRTMALCGVHACVAVAAVTVQNSLGVSDFHEIPPHIVAGQVRTVATDIGVGAVKTGMLASTAIIDAVAAVCGEVGIGRNGTIPLVVDPVAASMHGDPLLHEEALDAVRNTLIPLATVVTPNLDEVRLITGIDVTDDASARQAAVALHKLGPQWAIVKGGHLRSSEYSTDLLFDGADFLEFTAPRISTGNDHGGGDTLAAAIACALANGYSVPEAVEFAKEWTYRCLAASYDLGAGHGPVSPLWRLHTD
- a CDS encoding TetR/AcrR family transcriptional regulator, which translates into the protein MRSGRKLDEVPRKRVDARTERWREHRLKVREEFVDAAFRALDKFGPDVSMGDIAKEAGAAKPKLYRHFEDKTDLYNAIVDRVRDMLWEQIIASFDLTNDSARELVRRGAAEYVLVVSEHPNVFRFMLHSHFAQQSDDSERALQSARQSARRAADLFAGLLADKAVEVDGVELVIYSIFGAVASATDWWLGANRGSPQAMPIEKFVAYLAATISALTETNARLNGITIDADLPLHLAFASE
- a CDS encoding MFS transporter, translated to MYALESGQLRRDVAVQVVGGRRAGALFFGAFGALMYTQIWLQSVLGLSAIQAGAVGLPLSVMAFLVSGSIGRFLHGARRGPIIAGGLAATGVGGLLGALLVHGESSWAALVPGFLAVGLGVGLATATLSSAAMAAVPWQRAGMATGALNTAQELSFTFAIATPGSVFTARAGAVLAAHDVPQAQATAGAVAGGQSATLLQVAPAEARAALDGAIRAAAAAGVQATLAVSGIIALLGAAAALILLRRREPAAPAAKTPVLS
- a CDS encoding bifunctional glycosyltransferase family 2/GtrA family protein, yielding MTETVTVAAAERAEKSGTPVLDVVIPVYNEETDLGVCVRRLHAYLREGFPFTARITVADNASTDATLEVARLLADELDGVRVVHLDAKGRGRALRAVWEHSDAQVVAYMDVDLSTDLNALLPLVAPLITGHSDLAIGTRLSASSRVVRGPKREFISRCYNLLLKASLQARFSDAQCGFKAIRTEVARRLLPLVRDGEWFFDTELLVLAERAGLRIHEVPVDWIDDPDSRVDILDTARKDLLGIGRLGRALATGALPMDELRRALGREPLVPGVPLGMVGQLVRFAIVGILSTLAYLLLYVVLQSFTGAQVANFLALLSTAVANTAANRAFTFGVRGSTGVVSHQFQGLAIFGIGLALTSGSLFTLHHWAPDAPVHLELFVLVVANLLATILRFVGLRWVFRNAPDRSSRTAVTVRPEPDGAPAVTGSAVPRTEGGAR
- a CDS encoding glycosyltransferase family 39 protein, whose translation is MTTTLTAPAAVPERPVTERGNRWEIPALAALLIGTTIAYLTNLSANGWANSFYSAAVQAGSVSWKAFFFGSSDAANSITVDKPPASLWLMELSVRAFGLNSWSILVPQVLLGVATVALVWATVRRPFGPAAGLLAGLALALTPVAVLMFRFNNPDALLVFLMVAAAWALTRAVEDGRWRWLVLTGVLVGFGFLTKQLQVLLVVPPLALTYLIAGPPKLGKRVLQLLAAAAAMVAAAGWWLLAVELWPTDARPWIGGSQHNSILELTLGYNGLGRLNGDERGSVGIGGADLPTGGGGLWGSPSIIRMFEPAQGGQIAWLIPAALIALVAGIILRGKAARTDRQRAGLILWGGWLLTTGLVFSFMAGIFHQYYTVALAPAVAALVGAGAVLLWRERRRLWVRPTLALAVGLTTATAWMLLSRSAHWQPWLRWTVLVVGILAVLATLVPTPGKAAVVAALAIAFTGSAGPTAYAVDTIATAHAGSIPSAGPNVGRFGKFGPGGWAEGMPGGRMPNGDGAPGHNGPVPGAPPDGPGGPGAAAGHGPEMMTGPMGGIFGASKPSDKIVTLLEQHAGNYTWVAAAIGSTNAAGYQLATELPVLPIGGFNGSDPAPTLAQFEQYVAEGKIHYFIGGNREREGGPGDGGRSGSSEITQWVKDNYTAIEVDGVTLYDLTATR